aagttaaatattctTCAACTGTGGTGGTATATGTGTGATTCTTGGAACCACTGTAATCAAAGTTACTGTAGTTGTTCCCTCTGAGACTGGTTGGCATTGGATAGAAGGAACGGAACGCAGCCCCCAGACCCAGGCCTCGCCATATTCCCTCCCGAAGCTCCAGGGTGCACTTGCTGAACTTCAGTTGGGGAAACCAAGTGATACAGCCCCCTGCGGCTAAGACATCCAAAGACACTTATCTCAGTTTAAACACACACGCAAAGGAGCAGCGGTCCCAGAGGCACGAGCCCTCACGGGCTGCCCTCAGTGAGCCGTAGGACTTCAGGGCAACACAGAGGGGAGGGTCACCTCTGAGGCCTGGCCAGATGCCTTCGGAGTCCTCGGGCAAGCTCTGACACCCTCCGGAAGCAGCTCGTCAGACACGGCCACGCCCCCAGGACTGTAACCATTCAGACCTCCTCTCTTGGCTGTCATTGTTGGACTAAGGGACCGATTCTCTTTCCCCTCTGTTTTACGTCCTAAACCCAGCATAATGCTGAGTGCTGGCCTTGGGAGCTTACAGTCTGGTTGGGCATCAGAATGAATACATGATCCATTCTTGATAAAGTGTAGGGATGAGTACATGGGCTGTAAGGCTCCACTGAAGCTTTAGAAGGCCTCAGGCAGGGGGAACAGGAGAGGCTGGGGTGACGGGACATCGCCAAGCACCTGGGGATTCAAAGAGCTGCTCCTGCACCCTGCTCCGTGCAGTAGCTCAGTGGCCAGCTGCCAAGAGGCCAAGCAGCAGTGCTGGCggatggaggcagggaggggactgTGGGGGCCACAGAGCCTCACAGAGAGGCACAGCGAGCAGATCTCTGTTGAGGCAACGGAAACAGGAGTGGGGGTCGAGAGGACGTGACCAAGTTAGATGTGCTCAGAGGTGAAGGGACGTTTCTCAGGCACTCCCGGAAGAGTGAATGTCAGCTCCCCAGAAGccagccctgggctctggagGCATGATCAGGCCATCTCAGTGGGGGGTAGCACTGCAGGGTGAAGAGTCAGGGCCCCCACTTCTCCTGCCCCCGGCACCAGCTGGGTGGCTCTGGTTTCAGGTTGCTGACGGCAGTAGGCAGTGTCATCAAGGTTCACGTTTAGTGCTTTGTCTTTGCTACAAACATGATGAGATTCGGCACCCTCTCCAAATAAAGCAGCGTACTAGCTCAGCATGTTTTCACAAGCTGAGCCCTTGCCTCTCCTCCAAACTAGTCCAGAATGGGAAGGGGGTCTGAGAAGGTGGAATGGTGGAGCCTGCACGCCGTGCTTCTGCCCCACCCATTCTTCCCCTCTGCTGTGCCTGTCGGCTACTCTCCCAagacttttccttctgcctcttaAGTCCAGAGACACTGCAAACCCTGGCATATCACGTGTCCTCTGGTGGGGTAGGAGGGGTGACTGTAGGCTGGGCCAGCGAGAACTAGGTCCTGAGGAGGTAGGAGAGCAATGCCCCTGGCCGGTCACAACCAGAGGAGCTGAGATCACCCCCCAGCAGAAAAAGCGATTAGGCCATTTCTGGCCATATTAACACACTTTCAACAGGCATAAAGTCCAAATATTCTGAATAGTTCTGGGACAAAGCTTTCAGACAAACTCAAGAAGTACAGCAATAGACTGTTAATGATCTGAGCTTTCCCCAGGGAGGTCCAGCCCACACATGGAAAGGAGGTACTTCCATGGCCTAGGATCTCTGGGAAAAAGCAGGGGGCAGGGGCTACGTGCAAGAAGCCACGGGCTCCTCCTCTTTGTGCTTGGATTTATTGATGGGGTCCCTTGGCAGCATCAGCTCCTGGATCATAGTGTTCGCAGGACATTGTGGGGAGAAGCAGTttttctgaaagaagaaaaggcacGCTGATAGctaacaaaagcaatgaagatGAATCACCCGAGGAAAAATCATCTCCTAGGACAAGGTGGGTTAGGGGCTGGGGGGCacggaaaaaaaggcaaaaaggagcCTGACTGCCGATCTCACAGGATGAAGGCTGTGTTGTGATAAAAGGACAGGGAAACTAGAGGGCCTGCCTTGAAAATGGAGAGAGCGAGCAGGAGAGATTGAAGGGGACTCACCGCCAGGGACAGCCACAGCAGCCCCACAGGGCCCTTGCACGCGCTCTTAGATTTGGCGAACTGCGCCTGGTACTGCACCACGGTGAGGAAggcctccagccccacctctgtGATGCGGTTTCCTGGTGGAAGGAGTAGACGAGGTGGCCTCTGAGCGCCAGCCACCGCCTTGCCGACACCCTACTAGCCCCTTGCTCCTCCAGCTCACTCTCCCGGACTAACACCCAACCTGGTCCTTCACCCCAACTCTCCTTTTTGTCTCACTTCCCTCAGTCTTTCATCTTGCTCCTCTGCTAATTGCCTGACCCAGAGCCCAAACCCGCTCCCGCCCCAAAGCCCCATGCAAGAGGGCCTTCACATGCCACCCAACCACTGGAGAACCAGGTTCTGCTCCATGGAGCGGCATGCAGGCGACCCTGTGGTGCCCTCAGCTAGCCTGCTGAGGGAAGCAGGGGGCACTGGCAGACGTACGGAGAAGATTGAGGTGCAAGAGGACCTTGTTCCCAGGCATGAAAACTTTGCCATCGCGGTGCTCCACAGGCTCCAGGAGAGGGTTGACCATCTCAGTAGCTTCCCCAACCAGCTGCTAAGGCAGAATACTAATTGCAGCAGAGGAGAGGGGAGCTGGTCAAcaggccattcattcattcattcaacatacaTGTTTTGAGGGCCGGTTATAGTCCAGGCTTTGTCCCGAGTGCTGGAGATACAAAGATAAATTAAGCCCATACCCTCAAGAAGCAGCTCTGTGCGGGGAAGCCAGAGAGTTGAAGCTAATGAAGTATGGTGTTGGAGCTGACAGAGGGAAGCAGAACTGGGGGGGGCCACAGGGGAGGGACAGCTAGCCAGGCTTGGGAGCAGTCTATCCTGGAGGAGATGGCCTGGGAGCTGGTGGTGTGTGGTCCTTATCAGATGGGGGAAAGTGCCAACAGGTGCAGAGGTGTGAAATAGCATTGGCATTCAAGTTCAGTATTTCCTAACGGAGAGCAATGAGGACGAGGGACTGCAGGGAGATGATGCTGAAGGCAGGATGACAGGAAAATGCAATCATCCTGGGAAGAAACAGCAGCCTGGATCAAGGCTGAGGCAGGGACGGAAAACCAGCACTGAGAGGCAACCCTTGCTCACTTTCTCCACCTGACTTCCCCCTTTTGTAAGATCTTATCTTGGGTCCTAGAGAAGACTCCTAAAAGGGGAGGGGCCGGTCCCTGCCTAGGGTGGGGAGGTCTTGGAACACAGGCATACCTCGGAGATGTGGGTACGGTTCCAATAAAGtggcttcccagtgcatataaaagttatgtttatattaCAGTTAAATGTGCAATGGCATGTCTTTAAAAAGCAAGgtatataccttaattttaaaatactcttgcttaaaaaaaaaaaaggctaaccatcatctgagccttcagagaATCAGGGTAGtaatatcaaagatcactgatgacCATAACAACTgtaataataatgagaaaacttGAAATACTGAGAGAAGTATTGAAAGGTAGcccagagacacaaagtgagcaagtgctattggggaaaaaaaaaaaaaggcaccaaAAGACTTGCttaatgcagggttgccacaagccttcaatttgttaaaaaaaaaaaaaaaaaaaatgcagtatctgaaTCGCAGTGAAGCAAAGCACAATGCCCCAATGTATGACTGTGTAAGTGCACATAGCCCTTGGGCAGCTGACTTCACTGTGGGGGGCGGGCGCTACGGAGTCAGCAGCCCAGGAAGGTTTTCAAAGCAAGGGACAAGTTGGTCCACgttgaaagagaaaagggaggctGCAAGGGCAAAGGGGAGAGGGTCTCAAGGTGCTGCGCACAGGGCGAGGGCAGCACCACGGCTAGGAGAACAGCCTGCCTCCCCGGGGAGCTGCTGGCAGGGCCAAAGAACGGGCTCTCTTCCCTCTGCAACTGCACAAGCCGTGGGTGTGGTGGAGATGAACGCATGGCATTTTGGGAAGCAGACTGAGTTGAGGCAAGGATCAAAAGTGGGGCTCCTAAtaggaggggagggggcactgAGCTCTGACCCCCTGCAAGCCCAGGCTGGGATAGGAAGCAGGCAGGACGGAGTGGCTGCTGCCACAGTACAGGACTGGAGGCTCCATCCCTGGAGGGGCTGGGCGCCTGGACCCCAGGGACGAGCGCCCCACCCCACTTCTCCCAGCCTACCTCAGACTCCATGAGGATGCTGCGCTTCTCTTTGCTCCCAGTCTTGGCCCCCTTTCCCTTGCTTAGTTTCTGCTCAGGGATGGTTACCTCTGGAGTGGGAAGAGGAGCCAGAATGCACAGGGCAGACCTCTGACACCACCGTTTCCCCAGAGAGAAAGGCTGGGGCAAGGAAGGGGTCTCCTCACACTGTGGGTTTGGGTGCAGTAGAAATAGAGCTGGAGGGGGATTCCTCCTCTGAGAGCGGAGCCACAGGGGTCCGGCCCAGGGAAATGGTGTGGAGCGCGGTGAGTGGGGCTGGCTGGGGTTTCCAACAGCACCCACGAGAAGACTAGCTCAGGGCAGGCTCCTCATCCTGCCcggggctcctttgtccacgccAAGCGACCTGCAGGCGGGTGCCAGCACTTACTCCCCTTGCCTGCCTTTGCGGAGTCTTCTTTCTTAGGGGTTCCTTGTGTAGGTGACTGCCCAGGCCCTgacttctcctctttcttcaccACTTCCTATGGAGGATGTAAGAAGAGAGATGAGAGTCCTACCTCCCTGGGGGATGGGAAGCAGATGTGAGAAGAGGTCGGCACTAGGACCCTGGGCCTGAGATGGACCTTCTAAGGCCTTCCAGCCTCCACCCCACTTGTTTAGCAAGGAAGCTTCCTCCCCTATTCCTCCAGCGCCCAAGACTCTGCTGCCTCCAGCACACCTACCCCCGACTTCTCCTTTTTCTTGCCCAGACCCTTGGGTGTCTTCACTGTCTGCGTCTTGTCCTTCTCCACCAATGCTAAACTGCTGACCCCCATCAGCTGATTCTTGTCACGCTCTGTTTTGGAGTCACCGTGCCGAGAGGTGGAAGGCTGTGCTCACAAATGGGAGGGGATGGAAGAGGAAGAAGCCAGTGCCCCTTCCCTAATGAGGGGTGAGGGGAAACCTTGTGCCTGGGTGGCAGTCAGGCTGGCAGCACCCCCATCCCAGCCTCCCCGCCTAAATGCTACCATCATTTGTTTGGGACGCTTACGGGGCATTTTGGGAAGAAATAGCAGAGGGATCCAGGGATGAgcgtgggggtgggagggtggggagggtagGAAAGGCATTTCGACTCATAGAGGGAGAAAACTGTAGCTAACATATTTTaaactaagtgccaggcacttttCCAAGTGCATTAGCTGaatcaactcatttaatcctctcaacaatcctatgaggtagacacagttatccccattttacagatgaggaaactggggcctgAGAGGTTCAGTCACACGCCCAAGGTCCCAAGCTGTTTTGTGAATAAGCCAGATTCCAAGTCCCTGCGGTCTATAAATCTAGTCCTTTCTCTTAACCAACACACACTGCCGTCAGCGGAGTGGCTCTGCGGTTGGAGATCAAACTTTTGTTAGATGTGTGCTGAGGTCGGAGAGAAAAACGGTCACAACACAGGGAGAGAAGACGGATTAGGACAGGACCAGCCGTCTGAAAGCGGCGGACCTGGGAAGCGGTTCTGCTCTCCGGCTCGGGACGCTCCTCACCGATTGCGAGCGCTCCTGCGAACCTTTCTCCAGCAGGAGGCGCCGGCGCTCCACCACCTCGATATGCGTCAGCTCGAAGGGGCGCAGGACCTGAGGCGGGGCGGCACCTCGCCATCAGCTGTCCGGGGAGCGGGGACTGGGAGCAGGGGTCTCTCCCCGGCGCCGCCCATCCCGCACACCCACCTCAGCCAGCTTCAGGGCGCCCTTGTCCTGGATGCGGTTGTGGGCCAGGGACAGCCAGAGCAGGGAGCGATTGAGCCGgaggccctgcgggggcggggaggggcagtGAGCCAGCCGGCTGGCCCCGGGCGCCGCAGCTCGCGTGGGACCCTGCCCGCTGCGCACGCACATCCGCGATGTAGCCCGCGCCCTCGTCCCCGATGTGGTTGAAGCCCAGGTTGAGCGAGACCAGGGTCCGGTTGCAGCTGTGCAGCGTGGACAGAGCCTGGCCCAGGAGCCGCGCCCCGTGGTCGTCGATGTTGTTGTTCCGCAGAGACAAGTGGGCGATCCTGGGCAACGGGAGGGAGAAGGCGGGTCACGGGAAACCTGGGATCCTGGGCGGTTCCGGTAACCTCGGAAAACTTGCAGGCATGAGGAGGGCCGTTCAGGTCTGAGGGTGGAGGAATTGAGGGTCCTTGGGGAGGTGCTAGAGGGACAAGGCAGAGTGGGAACTAAGGATGACTTGGGGTGGGGGACGAGCCCAGAGAAAGGGCGTGAGGGAAAGGAGTCTCACGTGCTGTCTGCTGCCATGAGCTTGTGGTAGGACTGCTCCGGCAGCGGGTTCCCCTCCAGAGACACCTTCCTGAGGGTGGGGGAGAGCTGAGACCCAGGAGGCACCACTGAGGCCAGGTGAGGGGAGGGGACAAAGAGGGAGGGTGGGGCTCTGGCCAGCAGCTTGGGAACatgccccaccccccaactccctgacccaggaaattATCTGTGACCCTTCTCCAGACTAGAAATCCAGAAGTGTGCCCTGTGAAGGGGTTACTCTCCAGAGTTAGTGACAGGAGCCTCTAAGATGGTACAGGAGCCTCTCAGATGACCCCAGTGATCCCCACTGCTTGGTATCCAAGCCCCGGTGTAATCCTCTCCCCTTGAGTGTGGCTGGACCTACTGACTCACTTCTAAAGAATAAGCAAAGGGCAAAGCGATGAGAGGTCACTTTCAAGTTTAGGTTACAAAAAGGCTGTGGTTTCCAACTGGGGAGCTCTCTGGTACTAGCTGCTGGGTGGTGAGAGCACCCAGATGACCTAGGGAAAGGCTCACAAGTGGAG
This portion of the Cervus canadensis isolate Bull #8, Minnesota chromosome 2, ASM1932006v1, whole genome shotgun sequence genome encodes:
- the LRRC71 gene encoding leucine-rich repeat-containing protein 71 isoform X2, translated to MSGEASAPPATSPRAPRPGIQKSSGAVTKKGDRGAKEKPATVLPPVGEEEPKNPEEYQCTGILEVDFAELCTRWGYTDFPKVVTRPRPQLTFAPSASTSEKPTLDDQRLSGSCSLNSLESKYVYFRPTIQVELEPEDKSVKEIYIRGWKVEERILGIFSKCLPSLSQLQAINLWKVGLTDKTLTTFIALLPLCSSTLRKVSLEGNPLPEQSYHKLMAADSTIAHLSLRNNNIDDHGARLLGQALSTLHSCNRTLVSLNLGFNHIGDEGAGYIADGLRLNRSLLWLSLAHNRIQDKGALKLAEVLRPFELTHIEVVERRRLLLEKGSQERSQSPSTSRHGDSKTERDKNQLMGVSSLALVEKDKTQTVKTPKGLGKKKEKSGEVVKKEEKSGPGQSPTQGTPKKEDSAKAGKGKVTIPEQKLSKGKGAKTGSKEKRSILMESEHSGQSLDYNRPSKHLVGEATEMVNPLLEPVEHRDGKVFMPGNKVLLHLNLLRNRITEVGLEAFLTVVQYQAQFAKSKSACKGPVGLLWLSLAKNCFSPQCPANTMIQELMLPRDPINKSKHKEEEPVASCT
- the LRRC71 gene encoding leucine-rich repeat-containing protein 71 isoform X3; its protein translation is MSGEASAPPATSPRAPRPGIQKSSGAVTKKGDRGAKEKPATVLPPVGEEEPKNPEEYQCTGILEVDFAELCTRWGYTDFPKVVTRPRPQLTFAPSASTSEKPTLDDQRLSGSCSLNSLESKYVYFRPTIQVELEPEDKSVKEIYIRGWKVEERILGIFSKCLPSLSQLQAINLWKVGLTDKTLTTFIALLPLCSSTLRKVSLEGNPLPEQSYHKLMAADSTIAHLSLRNNNIDDHGARLLGQALSTLHSCNRTLVSLNLGFNHIGDEGAGYIADGLRLNRSLLWLSLAHNRIQDKGALKLAEVLRPFELTHIEVVERRRLLLEKGSQERSQSPSTSRHGDSKTERDKNQLMGVSSLALVEKDKTQTVKTPKGLGKKKEKSGEVVKKEEKSGPGQSPTQGTPKKEDSAKAGKGKVTIPEQKLSKGKGAKTGSKEKRSILMESEQLVGEATEMVNPLLEPVEHRDGKVFMPGNKVLLHLNLLRNRITEVGLEAFLTVVQYQAQFAKSKSACKGPVGLLWLSLAKNCFSPQCPANTMIQELMLPRDPINKSKHKEEEPVASCT
- the LRRC71 gene encoding leucine-rich repeat-containing protein 71 isoform X5 yields the protein MSGEASAPPATSPRAPRPGIQKSSGAVTKKGDRGAKEKPATVLPPVGEEEPKNPEEYQCTGILEVDFAELCTRWGYTDFPKVVTRPRPQLTFAPSASTSEKPTLDDQRLSGSCSLNSLESKYVYFRPTIQVELEPEDKSVKEIYIRGWKVEERILGIFSKCLPSLSQLQAINLWKVGLTDKTLTTFIALLPLCSSTLRIAHLSLRNNNIDDHGARLLGQALSTLHSCNRTLVSLNLGFNHIGDEGAGYIADGLRLNRSLLWLSLAHNRIQDKGALKLAEVLRPFELTHIEVVERRRLLLEKGSQERSQSPSTSRHGDSKTERDKNQLMGVSSLALVEKDKTQTVKTPKGLGKKKEKSGEVVKKEEKSGPGQSPTQGTPKKEDSAKAGKGKVTIPEQKLSKGKGAKTGSKEKRSILMESEHSGQSLDYNRPSKHQLVGEATEMVNPLLEPVEHRDGKVFMPGNKVLLHLNLLRNRITEVGLEAFLTVVQYQAQFAKSKSACKGPVGLLWLSLAKNCFSPQCPANTMIQELMLPRDPINKSKHKEEEPVASCT
- the LRRC71 gene encoding leucine-rich repeat-containing protein 71 isoform X1; translated protein: MSGEASAPPATSPRAPRPGIQKSSGAVTKKGDRGAKEKPATVLPPVGEEEPKNPEEYQCTGILEVDFAELCTRWGYTDFPKVVTRPRPQLTFAPSASTSEKPTLDDQRLSGSCSLNSLESKYVYFRPTIQVELEPEDKSVKEIYIRGWKVEERILGIFSKCLPSLSQLQAINLWKVGLTDKTLTTFIALLPLCSSTLRKVSLEGNPLPEQSYHKLMAADSTIAHLSLRNNNIDDHGARLLGQALSTLHSCNRTLVSLNLGFNHIGDEGAGYIADGLRLNRSLLWLSLAHNRIQDKGALKLAEVLRPFELTHIEVVERRRLLLEKGSQERSQSPSTSRHGDSKTERDKNQLMGVSSLALVEKDKTQTVKTPKGLGKKKEKSGEVVKKEEKSGPGQSPTQGTPKKEDSAKAGKGKVTIPEQKLSKGKGAKTGSKEKRSILMESEHSGQSLDYNRPSKHQLVGEATEMVNPLLEPVEHRDGKVFMPGNKVLLHLNLLRNRITEVGLEAFLTVVQYQAQFAKSKSACKGPVGLLWLSLAKNCFSPQCPANTMIQELMLPRDPINKSKHKEEEPVASCT
- the LRRC71 gene encoding leucine-rich repeat-containing protein 71 isoform X4 is translated as MSGEASAPPATSPRAPRPGIQKSSGAVTKKGDRGAKEKPATVLPPVGEEEPKNPEEYQCTGILEVDFAELCTRWGYTDFPKVVTRPRPQLTFAPSASTSEKPTLDDQRLSGSCSLNSLESKYVYFRPTIQVELEPEDKSVKEIYIRGWKVEERILGIFSKCLPSLSQLQAINLWKVGLTDKTLTTFIALLPLCSSTLRKVSLEGNPLPEQSYHKLMAADSTIAHLSLRNNNIDDHGARLLGQALSTLHSCNRTLVSLNLGFNHIGDEGAGYIADGLRLNRSLLWLSLAHNRIQDKGALKLAEVLRPFELTHIEVVERRRLLLEKGSQERSQSPSTSRHGDSKTERDKNQLMGVSSLALVEKDKTQTVKTPKGLGKKKEKSGEVVKKEEKSGPGQSPTQGTPKKEDSAKAGKGKVTIPEQKLSKGKGAKTGSKEKRSILMESELVGEATEMVNPLLEPVEHRDGKVFMPGNKVLLHLNLLRNRITEVGLEAFLTVVQYQAQFAKSKSACKGPVGLLWLSLAKNCFSPQCPANTMIQELMLPRDPINKSKHKEEEPVASCT
- the LRRC71 gene encoding leucine-rich repeat-containing protein 71 isoform X8, which translates into the protein MSGEASAPPATSPRAPRPGIQKSSGAVTKKGDRGAKEKPATVLPPVGEEEPKNPEEYQCTGILEVDFAELCTRWGYTDFPKVVTRPRPQLTFAPSASTSEKPTLDDQRLSGSCSLNSLESKYVYFRPTIQVELEPEDKSVKEIYIRGWKVEERILGIFSKCLPSLSQLQAINLWKVGLTDKTLTTFIALLPLCSSTLRKVSLEGNPLPEQSYHKLMAADSTIAHLSLRNNNIDDHGARLLGQALSTLHSCNRTLVSLNLGFNHIGDEGAGYIADGLRLNRSLLWLSLAHNRIQDKGALKLAEVLRPFELTHIEVVERRRLLLEKGSQERSQSPSTSRHGDSKTERDKNQLMGVSSLALVEKDKTQTVKTPKGLGKKKEKSGEVVKKEEKSGPGQSPTQGTPKKEDSAKAGKGKVTIPEQKLSKGKGAKTGSKEKRSILMESEHSGQSLDYNRPSKHVC
- the LRRC71 gene encoding leucine-rich repeat-containing protein 71 isoform X7, whose amino-acid sequence is MSGEASAPPATSPRAPRPGIQKSSGAVTKKGDRGAKEKPATVLPPVGEEEPKNPEEYQCTGILEVDFAELCTRWGYTDFPKVVTRPRPQLTFAPSASTSEKPTLDDQRLSGSCSLNSLESKYVYFRPTIQVELEPEDKSVKEIYIRGWKVEERILGIFSKCLPSLSQLQAINLWKVGLTDKTLTTFIALLPLCSSTLRKVSLEGNPLPEQSYHKLMAADSTIAHLSLRNNNIDDHGARLLGQALSTLHSCNRTLVSLNLGFNHIGDEGAGYIADGLRLNRSLLWLSLAHNRIQDKGALKLAEVLRPFELTHIEVVERRRLLLEKGSQERSQSPSTSRHGDSKTERDKNQLMGVSSLALVEKDKTQTVKTPKGLGKKKEKSGEVVKKEEKSGPGQSPTQGTPKKEDSAKAGKGKVTIPEQKLSKGKGAKTGSKEKRSILMESELVGEATEMVNPLLEPVEHRDGKVFMPGNKETASQRWGWRPSSPWCSTRRSSPNLRARARALWGCCGCPWRKTASPHNVLRTL
- the LRRC71 gene encoding leucine-rich repeat-containing protein 71 isoform X6, producing the protein MSGEASAPPATSPRAPRPGIQKSSGAVTKKGDRGAKEKPATVLPPVGEEEPKNPEEYQCTGILEVDFAELCTRWGYTDFPKVVTRPRPQLTFAPSASTSEKPTLDDQRLSGSCSLNSLESKYVYFRPTIQVELEPEDKSVKEIYIRGWKVEERILGIFSKCLPSLSQLQAINLWKVGLTDKTLTTFIALLPLCSSTLRKVSLEGNPLPEQSYHKLMAADSTIAHLSLRNNNIDDHGARLLGQALSTLHSCNRTLVSLNLGFNHIGDEGAGYIADGLRLNRSLLWLSLAHNRIQDKGALKLAEVLRPFELTHIEVVERRRLLLEKGSQERSQSPSTSRHGDSKTERDKNQLMGVSSLALVEKDKTQTVKTPKGLGKKKEKSGEVVKKEEKSGPGQSPTQGTPKKEDSAKAGKGKVTIPEQKLSKGKGAKTGSKEKRSILMESEHSGQSLDYNRPSKHQLVGEATEMVNPLLEPVEHRDGKVFMPGNKETASQRWGWRPSSPWCSTRRSSPNLRARARALWGCCGCPWRKTASPHNVLRTL